In a single window of the Streptomyces sp. HUAS ZL42 genome:
- the putP gene encoding sodium/proline symporter PutP codes for MFDLSAPIVATFLVYVAAMIGMGVWAFGRTHTFADFALGGRRLSALVAALSAGASDMSGWLFLAFPGAVYAAGVGASWIAVGLVAGTYLNWLFVAPRLRTYTERAGNALSLSAYLEQRFEDRTRVLRMASAAVTLVFFTVYVASGLVAGGLLFKNVFDIRFGLGVTLTALVIVIYSCLGGFLAVSLTHVLQGSLMFLALLVVPLTGVAALGGFGALGDALDAKAPGLLDMGAEVNYADGRWSAGGSLGAVAIVSLLAWGLGYFGQPHILARFMGIRSIRAIPAARRIGTGWVVVVLGGATLVGLVGIGRLGTPLPDPDTLYIVLSRTLLNPWIAGVMLIAVLAAIMSTADSQLLVSSVALTEDFYRALLNRRATDKALVWVGRGAVVVVIVIAYVIALRADGLLSIVAYAWAGFGAAFGPVVLLSLYWPRMTWAGAMAGIVSGAVTVLLWKRINPLLGPLESGVYEMVPGVLVATLAALLFGMFVGQPPKQAFWRMPGGGVNQLMLTPFLTHAPVGIAVLDTDLRYVWVNEPLDRLVPLAQRLGRQVRDVLPKPDAEAFEERMGTVLRTGRPVMDHEFRGTSRADPHRERAYSASFFAMKDRQGRQVGIWYMIIDVTERWRAQERLALLNDAGARIGSTLDIMRTAQELADETVPSLADFVAVDLLDTVMRGEEPAPGPVGMTPVIRRAGQQSVREGCPEAALAVGETVLRAPSSPVTRCLLESRTLVERTFDPATSAWVSEDHSLGDSIRAAGIRSLMVVPVRARGVTLGVATFARSRRAGPFEEDDVRLAEEIVSRAAVCVDNARRFTRERTAARSMQRSLLPQKLTGGSALEVASWYLPADAPSGVGGDWFDVIPLSGARVALVVGDVVGHGMNAATTMGRLRIAVRTLANLDLPPDELLAHLDDLVIGLIGAHDGDGAAGAADETVSAAFLGATCLYAVYDPVSRRCTLARAGHLPPVIVGPDGRADTLDLPAGPPLGLGYLPFESAELELAEGSLIALYTDGLIESFDRDIDVGLSRLGDELTVPEPTLEELGRKAVDALLTGPPSDDAALLLARTHVLAPDRVTSWDLPTVPAAVSQARAAAGRQLAEWGLDELSFTTELIVSELVTNAIRHASGPARLRLIRDRRLICEVSDASNTSPRLRHARTTDEGGRGLLIVAQLAQRWGTRYTTTGKTIWTEQVIPAQRLAAETVE; via the coding sequence ATGTTCGACTTGAGCGCGCCGATCGTGGCCACGTTCCTGGTGTACGTGGCCGCCATGATCGGAATGGGTGTCTGGGCGTTCGGCCGCACGCATACCTTCGCCGACTTCGCCCTGGGGGGCCGCAGGCTCAGCGCGCTCGTCGCCGCCCTGTCCGCAGGGGCCAGTGACATGTCCGGCTGGTTGTTCCTCGCGTTTCCCGGAGCGGTGTACGCGGCCGGCGTCGGCGCCAGCTGGATCGCCGTCGGACTGGTGGCCGGCACCTACCTCAACTGGCTGTTCGTCGCGCCGAGGCTGCGCACCTACACCGAGCGGGCCGGCAACGCCCTGAGCCTGTCGGCGTATCTGGAGCAGCGTTTCGAGGACCGCACCCGGGTGCTCAGGATGGCCTCGGCCGCGGTCACCCTGGTGTTCTTCACCGTCTATGTCGCCAGCGGGCTGGTGGCCGGCGGGCTGCTGTTCAAGAACGTCTTCGACATCCGCTTCGGGCTCGGGGTGACGCTGACCGCCCTGGTGATCGTGATCTATTCGTGCCTGGGCGGCTTCCTCGCCGTGAGCCTGACGCACGTCCTTCAGGGCAGCCTGATGTTCCTGGCCCTGCTCGTGGTCCCGCTGACCGGTGTCGCGGCGCTCGGCGGCTTCGGGGCACTGGGCGACGCCCTCGACGCCAAGGCGCCGGGACTGCTGGACATGGGTGCCGAGGTCAACTACGCGGACGGCCGGTGGTCGGCAGGCGGGTCACTCGGCGCCGTCGCGATCGTCTCGCTGCTCGCCTGGGGCCTCGGCTACTTCGGTCAGCCGCACATCCTGGCCCGCTTCATGGGCATCCGCAGCATCCGCGCGATCCCCGCGGCCCGCCGTATCGGAACGGGCTGGGTCGTCGTCGTGCTCGGCGGCGCAACGCTCGTCGGCCTCGTCGGGATCGGGCGGCTCGGCACGCCGCTCCCCGACCCGGACACGCTGTACATCGTCCTGAGCCGGACCCTGCTCAACCCCTGGATCGCCGGGGTGATGCTGATTGCCGTACTGGCCGCGATCATGTCGACCGCGGACAGCCAGCTCCTGGTGTCGTCCGTGGCCCTCACGGAGGACTTCTACCGCGCGCTCCTCAACCGCCGCGCCACGGACAAGGCGCTGGTGTGGGTGGGCCGCGGCGCCGTCGTCGTGGTGATCGTGATCGCCTACGTGATCGCGCTGAGAGCCGACGGGCTGCTGAGCATCGTCGCCTACGCCTGGGCGGGCTTCGGAGCGGCCTTCGGCCCGGTCGTCCTGCTCTCGCTGTACTGGCCCCGCATGACCTGGGCGGGAGCCATGGCCGGGATCGTCTCGGGAGCGGTCACGGTCCTTCTGTGGAAGAGGATCAACCCCCTGCTCGGGCCGCTGGAGTCGGGCGTCTACGAGATGGTCCCGGGCGTGCTGGTCGCCACACTCGCCGCGCTGCTCTTCGGCATGTTCGTCGGCCAGCCGCCGAAACAGGCCTTCTGGCGGATGCCGGGCGGCGGGGTGAACCAGCTGATGCTGACGCCGTTCCTCACGCACGCACCGGTCGGCATCGCCGTCCTGGACACGGACCTGCGCTACGTCTGGGTGAACGAGCCGCTGGACCGCCTGGTCCCGCTCGCGCAGCGGCTGGGGCGGCAGGTGAGGGACGTGCTGCCCAAGCCGGACGCGGAGGCGTTCGAGGAGCGGATGGGGACGGTGCTCAGGACCGGGCGCCCGGTGATGGACCACGAGTTCCGTGGCACAAGCCGCGCCGACCCCCACCGGGAGCGGGCGTACTCCGCGTCCTTCTTCGCCATGAAGGACCGCCAGGGCCGGCAGGTGGGCATCTGGTACATGATCATCGATGTCACCGAACGCTGGCGAGCGCAGGAACGCCTCGCCCTGCTGAACGACGCCGGCGCCCGCATCGGCAGCACGCTGGACATCATGCGGACCGCGCAGGAACTGGCCGACGAGACCGTGCCGTCCCTCGCCGACTTCGTCGCCGTCGACCTGCTCGACACGGTCATGAGAGGGGAGGAACCGGCCCCCGGACCGGTCGGCATGACACCCGTCATCCGCCGCGCGGGCCAGCAGTCGGTACGCGAGGGCTGCCCGGAGGCGGCCCTGGCCGTCGGAGAAACGGTACTGCGCGCCCCCTCGTCGCCCGTGACCCGCTGCCTGCTGGAGAGCAGGACCCTCGTGGAACGCACCTTCGACCCCGCCACCAGCGCCTGGGTGTCCGAGGACCACTCCCTGGGCGACTCCATCCGGGCGGCCGGCATCCGTTCCCTGATGGTGGTCCCCGTGCGGGCCCGCGGAGTCACCCTGGGCGTGGCGACGTTCGCCCGGTCCCGGCGCGCGGGCCCCTTCGAGGAGGACGACGTACGCCTCGCCGAGGAGATCGTCTCCCGCGCGGCGGTGTGCGTCGACAATGCGCGCCGCTTCACCCGTGAGCGCACCGCGGCCCGCTCCATGCAGCGTTCGCTGCTCCCGCAGAAGCTGACGGGAGGCTCCGCCCTGGAGGTGGCGTCCTGGTACCTCCCGGCGGACGCCCCCAGCGGTGTGGGCGGCGACTGGTTCGACGTGATCCCGCTCTCCGGAGCCCGGGTCGCCCTGGTCGTCGGGGACGTCGTCGGCCACGGCATGAACGCGGCGACGACCATGGGGCGCCTGCGCATCGCGGTCCGCACCCTCGCCAACCTCGACCTTCCCCCCGACGAACTGCTGGCCCACCTCGACGACCTGGTCATCGGCCTCATCGGGGCGCACGACGGCGACGGGGCGGCGGGCGCCGCCGACGAGACCGTGAGCGCCGCGTTCCTGGGAGCCACCTGCCTGTACGCCGTGTACGACCCGGTCAGCCGACGGTGCACGCTGGCTCGGGCCGGGCACCTCCCGCCCGTGATCGTCGGCCCCGACGGCCGCGCCGACACCCTGGACCTGCCCGCCGGACCGCCCCTCGGCCTCGGCTACCTCCCCTTCGAGTCCGCCGAACTGGAGCTGGCCGAGGGCAGCCTCATCGCCCTGTACACCGACGGCCTCATCGAGAGCTTCGACCGCGACATCGACGTAGGCCTGTCCCGCCTCGGCGACGAGCTCACGGTGCCCGAACCGACGTTGGAGGAGCTCGGCCGCAAGGCCGTCGACGCCCTGCTGACCGGTCCCCCCTCCGACGACGCGGCCTTGCTCCTCGCCCGCACCCACGTCCTCGCTCCGGACCGGGTCACCTCCTGGGACCTGCCGACCGTCCCGGCCGCCGTGTCGCAGGCCCGCGCCGCCGCCGGCCGGCAACTGGCCGAGTGGGGCCTGGACGAGCTGTCGTTCACCACGGAACTGATCGTCAGCGAACTGGTCACCAACGCCATCCGCCACGCGTCCGGACCGGCCCGGCTTCGCCTCATCCGGGACCGCCGCCTGATCTGCGAGGTCTCCGACGCCAGCAACACGTCTCCGCGCCTGCGCCACGCCCGAACCACCGACGAAGGGGGGAGGGGCCTGCTGATCGTGGCCCAGCTCGCCCAGCGCTGGGGTACCCGCTACACGACAACCGGCAAGACCATCTGGACGGAGCAGGTCATCCCCGCCCAGCGGCTCGCCGCCGAAACGGTCGAATAG
- a CDS encoding DUF4265 domain-containing protein: MTNPGGPYVKVHFRLEIEDDWPPASVESLWAVDQGDGTARLDNIPWFVRGIACGDIVATEPDEEGVRWAGEVVQRSENCTIRLIVLRHGGSGAARQSVINAFHELGVCGEGIERFGMVALDVPPTADLAKVQKLLNHGVAKEWWDMEEGCITAQWRAASAS; encoded by the coding sequence ATGACGAACCCCGGTGGCCCGTACGTGAAGGTGCACTTCCGCCTTGAGATCGAGGACGACTGGCCCCCAGCATCGGTGGAGAGTCTGTGGGCGGTCGACCAAGGCGACGGCACTGCGCGGCTCGACAACATTCCCTGGTTCGTCCGAGGCATTGCCTGCGGGGACATCGTGGCCACCGAGCCCGACGAGGAGGGTGTGCGATGGGCCGGCGAGGTGGTTCAGCGTTCCGAAAACTGCACCATCCGCCTCATTGTGCTCCGCCATGGCGGCTCTGGAGCTGCACGGCAGAGCGTGATCAACGCGTTTCACGAACTCGGAGTCTGCGGCGAGGGCATAGAACGGTTCGGCATGGTTGCCCTGGACGTCCCGCCCACCGCCGATCTCGCCAAGGTGCAGAAGCTGCTCAACCACGGCGTGGCCAAGGAGTGGTGGGACATGGAAGAGGGGTGCATCACCGCGCAGTGGCGGGCCGCCTCCGCCAGCTGA
- a CDS encoding transposase has product MTPPRARTWGRRGHTPVVRVRGRSWRRWSIAAMCCYKQGETSRLIYRPRRHRKHKGKGRDSFSWRDYRDLAVRAHLQLKAPIVLVWDNLNTHLAAGMRQYADEHDWLTIVQLPSYAPDLNPAEGVWSLLRRGPLANTAFTDDDHLERTLRRGLRHIQLRHDLIDGCLAGTGLSLTHHPTTIRGNQ; this is encoded by the coding sequence ATGACACCGCCGCGGGCCCGCACCTGGGGCCGACGTGGGCACACGCCGGTGGTCCGGGTGCGCGGCCGCTCCTGGCGCCGCTGGTCGATCGCCGCCATGTGCTGCTACAAGCAAGGAGAAACCTCCCGGCTGATCTACCGGCCGCGCCGCCACCGCAAGCACAAGGGCAAAGGGCGCGACAGCTTCTCCTGGCGCGACTACCGCGACCTGGCGGTGCGCGCGCACCTCCAGCTCAAGGCCCCGATCGTGCTCGTCTGGGACAATCTCAATACCCATCTCGCCGCCGGCATGCGCCAGTACGCGGACGAACACGACTGGCTCACCATCGTCCAACTTCCCTCTTATGCACCGGACTTGAATCCGGCGGAAGGCGTCTGGTCGCTGTTACGGCGCGGCCCGCTGGCCAACACCGCATTCACCGACGACGACCACCTCGAACGCACCCTCCGCCGCGGACTTCGCCATATCCAGTTACGGCACGACCTCATCGACGGCTGCCTTGCCGGCACCGGACTCAGCCTCACCCACCACCCGACAACAATCCGAGGAAATCAGTAG
- a CDS encoding winged helix-turn-helix domain-containing protein — protein sequence MRYAQGGGLTAERRKFRERIRYQAGERFARSERTAVIARDLRVSERSVERWRRAWQEGGMDALASTGPAKLPKVSDLQFAVLEEELALGPAEHGWEDQRWTLARVRALIAWKFGIDCSSAAVWRLLHRHGWSWQCPARRALERDEHAVELWKKDVWPQVE from the coding sequence ATGCGGTACGCGCAGGGCGGTGGGCTGACCGCCGAGCGGCGGAAGTTTCGTGAGCGGATCCGGTACCAGGCCGGTGAGCGGTTCGCACGCAGTGAGAGAACCGCGGTGATCGCGAGGGATCTGCGGGTGAGTGAGCGGTCGGTGGAGCGCTGGCGTCGTGCCTGGCAGGAGGGCGGGATGGACGCCCTCGCCTCCACGGGACCGGCCAAACTTCCCAAGGTGTCCGACTTACAGTTCGCCGTGCTGGAGGAGGAGTTGGCCCTCGGGCCGGCCGAGCACGGCTGGGAGGACCAGCGGTGGACCCTGGCACGGGTCAGAGCGCTGATCGCCTGGAAGTTCGGCATCGACTGCTCCTCGGCAGCCGTCTGGCGGCTGCTGCACCGGCACGGCTGGTCCTGGCAGTGCCCGGCCCGCCGCGCGCTGGAACGCGACGAGCATGCGGTCGAGCTGTGGAAGAAGGACGTGTGGCCGCAGGTGGAATGA
- a CDS encoding bifunctional DNA primase/polymerase: protein MQRMTRRGMEWLSAAADDAAECRQVWADDPRRPCLLPTGRFFDVVSVEQRLGMEMFDRLQRSGMPFGPSVVDRKTQRVGFFLGSQSPETFTYYLEQETSSPPPYRYLGQDCAVVVPGPIPLSDDRYQWLRAPTRRPEANPLRPVALATALVASAELLARIDRFDEQYPTPYAAVAALPEETITDAG from the coding sequence GTGCAGAGGATGACCAGGCGGGGCATGGAATGGCTGTCTGCGGCGGCGGACGACGCGGCTGAGTGTCGGCAAGTTTGGGCGGATGATCCACGGAGGCCCTGCCTGCTGCCGACCGGCCGGTTCTTCGACGTGGTGAGCGTGGAACAGCGCCTCGGGATGGAGATGTTCGACCGCCTCCAGCGAAGTGGGATGCCGTTCGGACCGTCGGTCGTCGACCGCAAGACACAGCGAGTCGGGTTCTTCCTTGGCTCACAGAGCCCCGAGACCTTCACCTACTACCTCGAACAGGAAACGTCATCTCCGCCGCCGTACCGGTACCTCGGCCAAGACTGTGCGGTCGTCGTACCCGGCCCCATCCCTTTGTCCGATGACCGCTATCAGTGGCTTCGCGCGCCGACGCGTCGGCCGGAGGCCAACCCGCTGCGTCCGGTTGCCCTCGCGACGGCGCTGGTCGCCTCCGCGGAGCTCCTGGCAAGGATCGACCGCTTCGACGAGCAGTATCCGACTCCGTACGCGGCGGTCGCTGCGCTCCCAGAGGAGACGATCACGGATGCCGGATGA
- a CDS encoding IS701 family transposase: protein MGGDLADVRLWAGELAALHERFVHRFNRSEPRDSALAYMRGLLAPLERKNGWTLAEEAGHDSPDRIQRMLNRIEWDADEVLDDVRTYVVEHLGDRDAVLIVDDTGFLKKGIRSAGVQRQYSGTAGRTENCQIGVFLAYATGRGRTLIDRRLYLPTSWTEDRARCRRAGIGDEIAFETKVAMAKAMVRRAIADRIPFGWVTADAAYGFSKGWRFELEQADVFHVMATTRHDTVVTRWSIDHPVHDLFPGLPRQKWKRRSCGEGAHGRRIYDWARVEVRPWHREDRRHWVIARRSVSRPEEISYYIAYCPADTTLDELIRIAGSRWAVEECFQSAKQECGLDDYQVRRYPGWHRHMTLAMAAHACLTVLRARQLDTDKAETDPPSSSTSALPRSDA, encoded by the coding sequence ATGGGTGGGGACCTTGCTGATGTCAGGTTGTGGGCGGGTGAACTGGCCGCTCTGCACGAGCGGTTCGTGCACCGATTCAACAGGTCGGAGCCGCGGGATTCGGCTCTTGCGTACATGCGGGGGCTGCTTGCTCCGCTCGAGCGCAAGAACGGCTGGACGCTGGCCGAAGAGGCCGGTCATGACAGTCCTGACCGTATCCAGCGGATGCTGAACCGGATCGAATGGGACGCCGACGAGGTCCTGGACGATGTCCGCACCTATGTCGTCGAACATCTCGGAGACCGGGATGCCGTGTTGATCGTGGATGACACCGGCTTCCTGAAGAAGGGCATTCGCTCGGCCGGGGTGCAGAGGCAGTACTCCGGCACCGCCGGACGCACCGAGAACTGCCAGATCGGTGTGTTCCTTGCCTACGCCACCGGCCGCGGACGCACGCTGATCGACCGCCGCTTGTATCTGCCCACGTCCTGGACGGAGGACCGGGCACGCTGTCGCCGCGCGGGCATCGGCGACGAGATCGCGTTTGAGACGAAGGTGGCCATGGCCAAGGCGATGGTCCGCCGGGCCATCGCCGACCGGATTCCGTTCGGCTGGGTGACCGCGGATGCCGCCTACGGCTTCAGCAAGGGCTGGCGGTTCGAGCTGGAGCAGGCCGATGTCTTCCACGTCATGGCCACAACGAGGCACGACACGGTCGTCACCCGCTGGTCCATCGATCACCCTGTCCACGACCTGTTTCCCGGCCTGCCGCGGCAGAAGTGGAAACGCCGTTCCTGCGGCGAGGGTGCCCATGGCCGGCGGATCTATGACTGGGCCCGTGTCGAGGTGCGGCCCTGGCATCGCGAGGATCGCCGGCACTGGGTGATCGCCCGCCGCAGTGTGAGCAGGCCCGAGGAGATCTCCTACTACATCGCCTACTGTCCTGCCGACACCACACTCGACGAGCTCATCCGGATCGCCGGAAGCCGGTGGGCGGTCGAGGAATGCTTCCAGAGCGCGAAGCAGGAATGCGGCCTGGACGACTACCAGGTCCGCCGCTACCCCGGCTGGCACCGCCACATGACCCTGGCCATGGCAGCCCACGCCTGCCTCACCGTCCTGCGGGCGAGACAGCTGGACACGGACAAAGCAGAAACGGATCCTCCCAGCTCATCCACCTCAGCCTTGCCGAGATCCGACGCCTGA
- a CDS encoding phosphotransferase family protein has protein sequence MGPVLQEACATAGLGSRGAELLRLGSNAVYRLTSLPVIVRIARDPSALAEMNRAVGVARWLETQDFPATRVPASVAQPVVVGGLVVTFWESVQEYEEYATVGELADLLRRLHWFEEPESLGLPFFDPLAKLAASLDGLDGISGEDRTFLEERAMRLAKDYDRLDFVLPFGMIHGDASIGNILRHRDGHAVLIDLDGFALAPREWDLIQTAIFYDRYRWHTKAEYAEFVHRYGFDLMNWPGYETLADLRELMMVAWLGHQVGTSERSAGEFARRMRSLRTGEGRDAWGPF, from the coding sequence TTGGGGCCTGTACTCCAAGAGGCCTGCGCTACGGCTGGACTCGGCTCTCGCGGTGCCGAGTTGCTGCGTCTCGGTTCCAACGCGGTGTACCGCCTGACCTCGTTACCCGTCATAGTCCGCATCGCGCGGGATCCGTCGGCTCTCGCGGAGATGAACAGGGCCGTGGGCGTGGCCCGGTGGCTTGAGACACAGGACTTCCCGGCTACGCGCGTGCCGGCGTCGGTTGCGCAACCGGTCGTTGTCGGAGGCCTGGTGGTCACCTTCTGGGAGAGCGTTCAGGAGTACGAGGAGTATGCAACGGTCGGCGAACTGGCCGACCTCCTACGCCGTTTGCACTGGTTCGAGGAACCTGAATCCCTCGGCCTCCCGTTCTTCGACCCGCTGGCCAAGCTGGCCGCGTCCCTCGATGGGCTGGACGGCATCTCGGGGGAGGACCGGACGTTCCTGGAGGAGCGGGCGATGAGGCTCGCGAAGGATTACGACCGGCTGGACTTCGTCCTTCCCTTCGGCATGATCCACGGCGATGCCAGCATCGGGAACATCCTCCGCCATCGGGACGGGCACGCGGTGCTCATAGACCTGGACGGCTTCGCGCTTGCCCCGCGCGAGTGGGATCTGATCCAAACGGCGATCTTCTACGACCGCTACCGCTGGCACACCAAGGCGGAGTACGCCGAATTCGTCCACCGTTACGGGTTCGACCTCATGAATTGGCCCGGATACGAGACCTTGGCCGATCTGCGGGAGCTGATGATGGTGGCATGGCTCGGCCATCAGGTGGGCACGAGCGAGCGGTCTGCCGGCGAGTTCGCACGACGCATGCGGTCTCTGCGAACGGGCGAGGGACGGGACGCTTGGGGTCCGTTCTAG
- a CDS encoding LacI family DNA-binding transcriptional regulator — translation MTRGTGRGGSVSAPRSVDVARLAGVSQKTVSRVFNDEPYVSADVRRRVLDAAEQLGYRRNNAARALASGRTRSIGVVTLGTALYGPASLLMGVERAVRDTGYALRVVNTMEGDPAGVAGAVTSLLDQGVDGIVISEPIDEADETQGASLRVDVPVLVLGAPPPVTAPTVLIAGNGADLMAGMATGHLLGLGNLTVHHLAGPQRWYAARDRLEGWRETLTAHGREVPPVVEGDWSAASGYRAGREPAENGDVTAVFAANDDMAIGLIRALTEAGRRVPQDVSVVGFDDIPVAAYVTPPLTTVRQPFDAVAQEGLKRLVHAIENPDTAPFPGETVTRLWL, via the coding sequence ATGACGCGAGGGACAGGCCGGGGCGGAAGCGTCTCCGCGCCGCGCAGCGTGGACGTCGCCCGGCTGGCCGGGGTCTCCCAGAAGACCGTGTCGAGGGTCTTCAACGACGAGCCGTACGTCTCCGCCGACGTGCGCCGACGTGTGCTGGACGCCGCCGAACAACTCGGCTACCGGCGCAACAACGCCGCCCGGGCACTGGCCTCCGGACGGACCCGCTCCATCGGCGTGGTCACGCTGGGAACCGCCCTGTACGGACCCGCCTCCCTGCTCATGGGGGTCGAGCGGGCAGTCCGGGACACCGGTTACGCACTCCGCGTGGTCAACACGATGGAAGGCGACCCGGCGGGCGTCGCCGGTGCCGTGACCTCGCTCCTCGACCAGGGCGTGGACGGCATCGTCATATCCGAACCGATTGACGAGGCGGACGAGACGCAAGGCGCTTCCCTCCGCGTCGACGTCCCGGTCCTCGTCCTCGGTGCGCCACCGCCGGTCACCGCACCCACTGTGCTGATCGCGGGCAACGGCGCCGACCTGATGGCCGGCATGGCCACCGGTCATCTGCTGGGCCTGGGAAATCTGACAGTCCATCATCTCGCCGGTCCACAGCGGTGGTACGCCGCCCGGGACCGGCTGGAGGGATGGCGAGAGACGCTGACCGCGCACGGCAGGGAAGTACCGCCGGTCGTCGAGGGCGACTGGTCGGCGGCGTCCGGCTACCGGGCGGGGCGCGAGCCGGCCGAGAACGGTGACGTCACCGCGGTCTTCGCCGCCAACGACGACATGGCGATCGGTCTGATCCGCGCGCTGACGGAGGCCGGACGGCGAGTGCCGCAGGACGTCAGCGTCGTCGGATTCGACGACATTCCGGTCGCCGCCTACGTGACTCCTCCTCTCACCACGGTGCGGCAGCCGTTCGACGCCGTGGCACAGGAGGGCCTCAAGCGCCTGGTGCACGCCATCGAAAACCCGGACACGGCTCCCTTCCCAGGTGAGACCGTGACTCGATTGTGGCTCTGA
- a CDS encoding BlaI/MecI/CopY family transcriptional regulator — protein sequence MSETTSGPTELTSQYAAQVTSDLERNLKEQQRISGELAALQQQLATLQHDHTVLVSMQQALGVPAAPAEPTAAPESEKTTVPAPRKKAATGTSTKKRAKKAPATRSRTPGRKPAAEKASEPATASKSASPTLGELIRHHLAEQNEPRSTTEVTAALNQAHPERGAKPTVVRTTLESLVAKGKVQRTKQGSSVYYTIPDAPEATTEAKAQGDSAE from the coding sequence ATGTCCGAGACCACGAGCGGCCCCACCGAACTCACCTCGCAGTACGCCGCCCAGGTGACCAGCGACCTGGAACGCAACCTCAAGGAGCAGCAACGCATCAGCGGCGAACTCGCCGCCCTCCAGCAGCAGTTGGCCACCCTGCAGCACGACCACACCGTGCTGGTGAGCATGCAGCAGGCGCTCGGCGTGCCCGCCGCCCCCGCCGAGCCCACGGCCGCGCCGGAGTCCGAGAAGACCACCGTTCCCGCTCCCCGCAAGAAGGCCGCCACCGGCACGAGCACCAAGAAGCGGGCCAAGAAGGCCCCGGCCACCCGAAGCCGCACACCCGGCCGCAAGCCGGCCGCCGAGAAGGCCTCGGAGCCGGCCACGGCCTCGAAGTCGGCCTCGCCCACCCTGGGTGAACTGATCCGCCACCACCTCGCCGAACAGAACGAACCGCGCTCCACCACAGAGGTCACCGCCGCCCTCAACCAGGCCCACCCCGAGCGCGGCGCCAAGCCCACCGTCGTGCGCACCACACTCGAATCGCTTGTCGCCAAGGGCAAGGTCCAGCGCACCAAGCAGGGCAGCTCCGTGTACTACACCATCCCCGACGCGCCCGAGGCGACGACCGAGGCCAAGGCGCAGGGCGACTCGGCCGAGTAA
- a CDS encoding ArsR/SmtB family transcription factor, which produces MQVPLYQAKADFFRMLGHPVRIRVLELLQHGPVPVRDLLADIEIEPSSLSQQLAVLRRSGIVVSIREGSTVRYALAGGDVAELLRAARRILTELLAGQNQLLAELQQADAAPPPLPTSGRH; this is translated from the coding sequence GTGCAGGTCCCCCTCTATCAGGCGAAGGCAGACTTCTTCCGCATGCTCGGGCACCCCGTGCGCATCCGCGTGCTGGAACTGCTCCAGCACGGGCCGGTTCCCGTGCGGGACCTGCTCGCCGACATCGAGATCGAACCGTCCAGCCTGTCGCAGCAGTTGGCCGTCCTCCGGCGATCCGGCATAGTCGTGTCCATCCGGGAGGGTTCCACCGTCCGCTACGCGCTGGCCGGAGGCGACGTCGCCGAACTCCTGCGCGCCGCCCGCCGCATCCTCACCGAGTTGCTCGCCGGGCAGAACCAACTCCTCGCGGAGCTGCAGCAGGCGGACGCCGCTCCCCCACCGCTACCCACCAGCGGTCGCCACTGA
- a CDS encoding response regulator transcription factor, with amino-acid sequence MRHVTPIVSTQEPPAPALAPRELETLRHIASGRTYLQAARQMGLSQHTVDTYLRRIRTKLNINTTAELTRVAIALGL; translated from the coding sequence ATGCGCCACGTCACACCCATCGTGTCGACCCAGGAACCCCCCGCACCCGCACTCGCCCCTCGCGAGCTGGAAACCCTGCGCCACATCGCCTCCGGACGCACCTACCTCCAGGCGGCCCGCCAGATGGGACTCTCCCAGCACACCGTCGACACCTACCTCCGCCGCATCCGCACCAAACTCAACATCAACACCACAGCCGAACTCACCCGAGTCGCCATCGCCCTCGGACTCTGA